In Micromonospora sp. NBC_01813, the following are encoded in one genomic region:
- a CDS encoding Na(+)/H(+) antiporter subunit C encodes MTPNLVLVLVVGVLFAAGVTLLLERSLTRVVLGVILLGNGANLLILLGGRPGGAPIDEVTAREEMSDPLPQALILTAIVITLGLTAFLLAMAYRSWLLFGHDEVQDDLEDRLIVARAVADQGPNAEDDDDGDDTDPVDAISAPRTSPARAGDLEGSGK; translated from the coding sequence GTGACGCCCAACCTGGTTCTCGTCCTCGTCGTCGGGGTGCTCTTCGCGGCGGGGGTGACCCTGCTGTTGGAACGCAGCCTCACCCGGGTGGTGCTCGGCGTGATTCTGCTCGGCAACGGGGCAAATCTGCTGATCCTGCTCGGCGGCCGGCCCGGCGGTGCGCCGATCGACGAGGTCACCGCGCGGGAGGAGATGAGTGATCCGTTGCCGCAGGCGTTGATTCTCACCGCCATCGTGATCACTCTCGGGCTCACCGCCTTCCTGCTCGCCATGGCGTACCGCAGTTGGTTGCTCTTCGGCCACGACGAGGTCCAGGACGACCTCGAGGACCGGCTCATCGTCGCGCGGGCCGTCGCCGACCAGGGGCCGAACGCCGAGGACGACGATGACGGCGACGACACCGATCCCGTCGACGCGATCAGTGCGCCCCGTACCTCACCGGCCCGCGCCGGCGACCTCGAAGGGAGCGGCAAGTGA
- a CDS encoding Na+/H+ antiporter subunit A: MLVLLIVHLVTALLAPVLVRWWGPRACYVVAAAPGAAFVWALVNTSAVRGGDALAETYTWVPQLGLDLAFRTGTLSWLMVLLVGGVGALVLIYCARYFAPGEPGLGRFTAVFAGFAGAMLGLVLADDLILLYIFWELTTVFSYLLIGHNPEKRASRRAAAQALIVTTLGGLAMLVGFIMLGQHAGTYRWSEIAESTPPSGGYLATALVLVLVGALSKSAIFPFSFWLPAAMAAPTPVSAYLHAAAMVKAGVYLVALFSPVYGGNPWWYWLIVSTGTATMLVGGWAALRQTDLKLLLAYGTVSQLGLLMVVTGAGDRDPALAGVTMLLAHALFKATLFLVVGIVDRCTGTRDLTELSGLGRRMPAVATAAVLAAASMAGVPPLLGFVGKEAVLEAFAPDPVVLALIVFGAVLTTAYSARFVWGAFASKPGVEPTASQPAGAAFVVPVGVLALLGLLLGPFAGVVDEVLAPYAGLFGPGEYHLALWHGFTPALALSLVALAGGAVLFVLRERVATAQRRLRAPTDGATVYAQVTHGLDRLSVEVTGATQRGSLPQYLSTILLVLVAVPGGALLINRPWLEPWRWYDTPVQVVVAVVMTVAAIATVRAQRRLKAVLLAGVTGYCTALMFVLHGAPDLALTQFLVETITVVVFVLVLRRLPIYFSERPLRSSRYARIALGVVVGTVMAGMAAAAVSGREAPPISDAFPEQAVEYGGGRNVVNVTLVDIRAWDTMGEISVLVVAATGVASLVFLRPRTGPGPRRAGPATVTGPPRGGLSGTVMPAVPAVPSVPATSQGAPPGTPPRPRRQRIWLRGGATQAARGRSIILEVVTRLLFHAILVYSIFLLFSGHNAPGGGFAGGLVAGLALAVRYLAGGRYELNEAAPVDAGLVLGAGLFLAVGAGLSPILIGGEVLQSAIVDLHIPVIGDIHLVTSLFFDVGVYLIVVGLVLDILRSLGAEVDRQIARSVEPDVDVDDTPSNEITATTDTPASEARGDGIPLGQRSS, encoded by the coding sequence GTGCTGGTCCTGCTGATCGTCCACCTCGTGACGGCGCTGCTCGCGCCGGTACTGGTTCGCTGGTGGGGTCCGCGTGCCTGCTACGTGGTCGCCGCCGCGCCCGGTGCCGCATTCGTCTGGGCGCTGGTCAACACCTCGGCGGTACGCGGCGGTGACGCGCTCGCCGAGACGTACACCTGGGTGCCGCAACTCGGCCTCGACCTGGCCTTCCGCACCGGCACCCTGTCCTGGCTGATGGTGCTGCTGGTCGGCGGGGTCGGTGCGCTCGTGCTGATCTACTGCGCGCGGTACTTCGCGCCGGGCGAGCCCGGCCTCGGCCGATTCACCGCCGTCTTCGCCGGGTTCGCCGGCGCGATGCTGGGACTGGTGCTCGCCGACGACCTGATCCTGCTCTACATCTTCTGGGAGCTGACCACGGTCTTCTCCTACCTGCTCATCGGGCACAACCCGGAGAAGCGGGCCAGCCGCCGGGCCGCCGCGCAGGCCCTGATCGTGACCACCCTCGGTGGGCTGGCCATGCTGGTCGGATTCATCATGCTCGGCCAGCACGCCGGGACGTACCGCTGGTCGGAGATTGCCGAGAGCACCCCGCCGTCGGGCGGGTACCTCGCGACCGCGCTCGTCCTCGTCCTGGTCGGCGCGTTGTCCAAGTCGGCGATCTTCCCGTTCAGCTTCTGGCTGCCCGCCGCGATGGCCGCCCCGACCCCGGTCAGCGCATACCTGCACGCCGCCGCGATGGTCAAGGCCGGTGTCTACCTCGTCGCACTGTTCTCCCCGGTGTACGGGGGCAACCCGTGGTGGTACTGGCTGATCGTCAGCACCGGCACCGCGACGATGCTGGTCGGTGGTTGGGCCGCGCTGCGTCAGACCGACCTCAAGCTGCTCCTGGCGTACGGCACGGTCAGCCAACTCGGTCTGCTCATGGTGGTCACCGGTGCCGGTGACCGGGACCCGGCGTTGGCCGGGGTGACCATGCTGCTCGCCCACGCCCTGTTCAAAGCCACCCTCTTCCTGGTGGTGGGGATCGTCGACCGGTGCACGGGCACCCGGGACCTGACCGAGTTGAGCGGGCTCGGTCGGCGGATGCCGGCCGTCGCCACCGCCGCGGTGCTCGCCGCCGCGTCGATGGCGGGAGTGCCACCGCTGCTGGGTTTCGTCGGCAAGGAAGCGGTCCTGGAGGCGTTCGCACCGGACCCGGTGGTGCTCGCGCTGATCGTGTTCGGCGCGGTACTCACCACCGCCTACAGTGCACGATTCGTCTGGGGGGCGTTCGCCAGCAAACCGGGGGTCGAACCCACCGCGAGCCAGCCGGCGGGTGCGGCGTTCGTGGTTCCGGTCGGTGTGCTGGCCCTGCTGGGGCTGTTGCTCGGCCCGTTCGCCGGCGTTGTCGACGAGGTACTCGCCCCGTACGCCGGCCTGTTCGGTCCGGGTGAGTACCACCTGGCACTGTGGCACGGATTCACCCCCGCGTTGGCGCTGTCGCTGGTCGCGTTGGCCGGCGGCGCGGTGCTGTTCGTCCTGCGCGAGCGGGTCGCCACCGCCCAACGCCGACTGCGCGCGCCCACCGACGGGGCAACCGTCTACGCCCAGGTGACCCACGGGCTGGACCGGTTGTCGGTCGAGGTGACCGGTGCAACCCAGCGGGGTTCGTTGCCGCAGTACCTCAGCACCATCCTGCTGGTCCTGGTCGCCGTGCCGGGGGGAGCGTTGCTGATCAACCGGCCCTGGCTGGAACCGTGGCGCTGGTACGACACCCCGGTGCAGGTCGTGGTGGCCGTCGTAATGACCGTCGCGGCGATCGCCACGGTACGGGCACAGCGACGGCTCAAGGCGGTGCTGCTCGCCGGGGTCACCGGCTACTGCACCGCGTTGATGTTCGTCCTGCACGGTGCTCCGGATCTGGCGTTGACGCAGTTCCTGGTGGAGACGATCACCGTCGTCGTCTTCGTTCTGGTGCTCCGCCGGCTACCGATCTACTTCTCCGAGCGGCCGCTGCGCTCGAGCCGGTACGCGCGGATCGCACTCGGGGTGGTGGTCGGCACCGTGATGGCCGGGATGGCGGCCGCGGCGGTCAGCGGCCGGGAGGCCCCACCGATCTCCGACGCCTTTCCCGAGCAGGCGGTCGAGTACGGCGGCGGCCGCAACGTGGTGAACGTGACCCTGGTGGACATCCGTGCCTGGGACACCATGGGCGAGATTTCGGTGCTGGTCGTGGCCGCGACGGGGGTGGCCAGCCTGGTCTTCCTCCGCCCCCGGACCGGGCCCGGGCCACGGCGGGCCGGCCCCGCCACGGTGACCGGTCCGCCGCGCGGCGGATTGTCCGGCACTGTGATGCCGGCCGTTCCGGCCGTGCCGTCCGTGCCGGCCACGTCGCAGGGAGCGCCGCCGGGCACGCCGCCGCGTCCCCGGCGACAGCGGATCTGGCTGCGCGGCGGGGCGACTCAGGCGGCCCGCGGCCGGTCGATCATCCTCGAAGTGGTCACCCGGTTGCTGTTCCATGCCATCCTGGTCTATTCGATCTTTCTGCTCTTCTCGGGACACAACGCCCCCGGGGGTGGGTTCGCCGGCGGGCTGGTGGCCGGCCTCGCGCTCGCGGTGCGCTATCTCGCCGGTGGCCGCTACGAGTTGAACGAGGCGGCCCCGGTCGATGCCGGGCTGGTGCTCGGTGCGGGACTGTTCCTCGCCGTCGGTGCCGGGCTGAGCCCGATCCTGATCGGTGGGGAGGTACTGCAGAGCGCGATCGTCGACCTGCATATCCCGGTGATCGGTGACATTCACCTGGTCACGTCGCTGTTCTTCGACGTCGGCGTGTACCTGATCGTGGTGGGGCTGGTGCTGGACATCCTGCGCAGCCTCGGCGCCGAGGTCGACCGGCAGATCGCCCGCTCCGTGGAGCCCGACGTCGACGTCGACGACACGCCGTCGAACGAGATCACCGCGACCACCGACACCCCGGCATCCGAGGCCCGGGGCGACGGGATCCCGCTCGGCCAGAGGAGTAGCTGA
- a CDS encoding Na+/H+ antiporter subunit D, which translates to MSALVPLPVILPLLGAGITLVLARHPRAQRTTSVAVLTVTFGVALALLVTAHLNGPQVVEVGGWPAPLGIVLVADQLAALMLVVSTAVTLCVLLYSIGEGRADGRESTPVAIYHPTYLILTAGVTNAFLSGDLFNLYVGFEILLGASFVLLTLGGTEVRIRAGTTYVVVSILSSVIFLSAIGLIYAATGTVNLAQLAERLDGLPDDLRLVLQLMLLLAFGIKAAVFPLSAWLPDSYPTAPAPVTAVFAGLLTKVGVYAIIRTETLLFPGGRTQDMLLIVALLTMVVGILGAVAQSDIKRLLSFTLVSHIGYMLFGIALGTAAGLAAAIFYVVHHITIQTTLFLATGLVERRGGSTNLERLGGLARAAPLLAVLFFLPALNLAGIPPFSGFLGKLGLLQAGVADGGPLAWTVVVGGTLTSLLTLYAVTRVWNLAFWRKTAPDAGHGEFEPALAGSSPLPRPVSPAASDAGPVGSGPTAGPVGSATLAPPRASTGTRVPSTDSDSTPLAAGGPGAVEPMPPLLVGATTALVVIGLALMVLAGPLFDISTEAAANLVDRTPYIEAVFPQGAP; encoded by the coding sequence GTGAGCGCCCTGGTGCCATTGCCGGTGATCCTGCCGTTGCTGGGCGCCGGCATCACTCTGGTGCTGGCCCGCCATCCACGGGCCCAGCGGACGACGAGCGTCGCGGTGCTCACCGTCACCTTCGGCGTCGCGCTCGCCCTGCTGGTCACCGCCCACCTGAACGGACCACAGGTGGTAGAGGTGGGCGGCTGGCCGGCACCGCTGGGCATCGTGCTGGTCGCCGACCAACTCGCCGCCCTGATGCTGGTCGTCTCCACCGCCGTGACGCTGTGCGTGCTGCTCTACTCCATCGGCGAAGGCCGGGCCGACGGCCGGGAGAGCACGCCGGTGGCGATCTACCACCCCACGTACCTGATCCTGACCGCCGGGGTGACCAACGCGTTCCTCTCCGGCGATCTGTTCAACCTCTACGTGGGCTTCGAGATCCTGCTCGGCGCCAGCTTCGTGCTGCTCACCCTGGGCGGTACCGAGGTGCGGATCCGGGCCGGCACGACGTACGTGGTGGTCAGCATCCTGTCGTCGGTGATCTTCCTGTCCGCGATCGGGCTGATCTACGCGGCGACGGGCACGGTCAACCTTGCCCAGTTGGCCGAGCGCCTCGACGGACTACCCGACGATCTGCGGCTGGTGCTGCAGTTGATGCTGCTGCTCGCCTTCGGTATCAAGGCCGCCGTGTTCCCGTTGTCGGCCTGGTTGCCGGACAGTTATCCGACCGCACCGGCACCGGTGACCGCGGTCTTCGCCGGGCTGCTGACCAAGGTCGGGGTGTACGCGATCATCCGTACCGAGACGTTGCTGTTCCCCGGCGGCCGGACCCAGGACATGCTGCTGATCGTCGCGCTGCTCACCATGGTGGTCGGCATCCTTGGTGCGGTCGCCCAGTCGGACATCAAACGGTTGCTGTCGTTCACCCTGGTCAGCCACATCGGCTACATGCTGTTCGGTATCGCGCTCGGTACCGCCGCCGGGCTGGCCGCCGCGATCTTCTACGTGGTGCACCACATCACCATCCAGACCACGTTGTTCCTCGCGACCGGTCTGGTGGAGCGCCGGGGCGGCAGCACCAACCTGGAACGACTCGGCGGGTTGGCCCGGGCGGCGCCGCTGCTGGCCGTGCTGTTCTTCCTGCCGGCGTTGAATCTGGCCGGCATCCCACCGTTCTCCGGCTTCCTGGGCAAGCTGGGGCTGCTGCAGGCCGGCGTCGCCGACGGTGGCCCACTGGCCTGGACGGTGGTCGTCGGTGGCACGCTGACCAGTCTGCTGACCTTGTACGCGGTGACCCGGGTGTGGAATCTCGCGTTCTGGCGCAAGACCGCCCCGGACGCCGGACACGGCGAGTTCGAGCCGGCGCTCGCCGGCTCGTCGCCCCTGCCGCGTCCGGTGTCGCCGGCGGCATCGGACGCCGGGCCGGTGGGGTCCGGGCCGACCGCCGGGCCGGTCGGGTCGGCGACCCTGGCCCCGCCGCGCGCGTCGACCGGCACGCGGGTTCCGTCCACCGACTCGGACTCCACCCCGCTGGCGGCGGGTGGACCGGGTGCGGTCGAGCCGATGCCGCCCCTGCTGGTCGGCGCGACCACCGCGCTTGTGGTGATCGGGCTGGCCCTGATGGTGCTGGCCGGGCCGCTGTTCGACATCAGCACCGAGGCGGCGGCCAACCTGGTCGACCGCACTCCGTACATCGAAGCAGTCTTTCCACAGGGAGCCCCATGA